A genome region from Tolypothrix sp. PCC 7712 includes the following:
- a CDS encoding CHAT domain-containing protein, with protein sequence MKYLKVLLVEDGSEWQSILQEKIRRALQDTNNLDIRVVKTFAEAYKSLNESQWDLLVTDIGLGDSLISSQKLGIQLIELASERQIPAIAVSGTPHLTTQDSADLVTENGAIFFSKQNFDSKKFIAKIQTLMCKQQDSTMKVILILASSPVNKARLRLDKEVHEIDEGLRRSEKRHQFKLEQRWAVKADDLRRALLDIEPQIVHFCGHGNGEDGLLIQDEDGNSKLVSTGALKILFELCAHHVECVLLNACYSEVQADAIVEHINHVIGMSKAIGDQAAIKFATGFYDAIGAGRSVETAYKFGCNAIQLENIPEHLTPRLKKRQ encoded by the coding sequence ATGAAATATTTGAAAGTGCTTCTGGTTGAAGACGGATCAGAATGGCAGAGTATTCTTCAAGAAAAGATTCGTCGTGCTCTGCAAGATACTAATAACTTAGACATTAGAGTTGTGAAAACTTTTGCTGAAGCTTATAAGTCCCTTAACGAAAGCCAATGGGATTTGTTAGTTACTGATATTGGTTTAGGGGATTCATTGATTTCGTCGCAAAAATTGGGAATTCAATTAATCGAATTAGCTAGCGAACGACAGATACCAGCAATAGCAGTTAGCGGAACGCCCCATTTAACTACTCAAGATTCTGCTGATTTAGTTACCGAGAATGGAGCTATTTTTTTTAGTAAGCAAAATTTTGATAGTAAAAAATTTATTGCTAAAATTCAGACGCTGATGTGTAAGCAGCAGGATTCAACGATGAAGGTAATTTTAATTTTGGCATCAAGTCCAGTTAATAAAGCAAGGCTGCGTTTAGACAAAGAAGTGCATGAAATTGATGAAGGTTTACGTCGTTCCGAGAAGCGCCATCAATTCAAATTAGAGCAAAGATGGGCTGTAAAAGCTGATGATTTGCGTCGAGCTTTGCTAGATATCGAGCCACAAATTGTCCATTTTTGTGGACATGGAAATGGTGAAGACGGACTGTTGATCCAAGATGAAGATGGCAATTCAAAACTTGTAAGTACAGGAGCTTTAAAAATATTATTTGAATTATGTGCTCATCATGTCGAGTGTGTTCTGCTCAACGCTTGTTATTCTGAGGTACAGGCAGATGCTATCGTCGAGCATATTAATCATGTAATTGGTATGAGTAAAGCGATTGGAGATCAAGCTGCGATTAAGTTTGCTACAGGATTTTATGATGCTATTGGGGCGGGTAGATCAGTGGAGACTGCTTATAAATTTGGTTGTAATGCTATTCAATTAGAAAATATTCCCGAACACTTAACTCCTAGACTGAAAAAGAGACAATAG
- a CDS encoding caspase family protein — translation MLARTEANGKWALLIGIDKYKYPEVNQLFGCVNDVELMSKILQENFNFPCDRITLLQNEEATRDNILAAMDALVDNVGEDDIVVIHYSGHGSQMTDREGDEKDGLDETIVPHDSGRNPNPNRDITDDEIYLRLLQLSKKTPHTTLIFDCCHSGTISRDPFGVNERWVEPDLRPIAELPPSPVLTELSRGMGDRGPSGWLPLSDRYVLIAACRDEEKAYEYTPLQGDSQLNHGALTYFIGQALCSAQSGTTYRDIFEWVSPQVSAVRSLQHPQMEGARDRLLFDTEEIEPMRFVPVQERTANQITLAAGAAHAMTVGSQWAIYPGATKQVTADTPKLGLVEITTVRAVTCDALILAESYENAILTGTRAVEEAHSYGRMCLKVEIQAPINYETVASELRALISASSLIQENSPEETPDARIYLIPPRTEVTPEDAVPQLGIVTQPIWAVVGKDGQLIIPLQVVKNTNAAQVVRDNLEKVVRYRQTLSLQNPNLDSLLKDKVKFILKRQAADSSWVVAEPENSSGQIVFQDGEQIALEIVNQHHVPVYIGILDFGLTGAVSLLHPIEGSNEQLAPGQSIEIGVRYGDEIYLSIPSDFPFVPVNNKQQLIGETETFKLFVSTRETDFTLRVQDSFERRQVDTNPLRQLLDIAWMGDDGRDVIRSRLRNHRLSEEEWITVERSFFLRALISP, via the coding sequence ATGCTTGCTAGAACTGAAGCAAATGGTAAATGGGCTTTACTAATTGGCATTGATAAGTATAAATATCCGGAAGTCAATCAACTGTTTGGCTGTGTCAACGATGTAGAGCTAATGTCCAAAATTCTGCAAGAGAACTTTAATTTTCCTTGCGATCGCATTACCCTGTTGCAGAACGAAGAAGCAACCCGTGACAATATCTTAGCTGCTATGGATGCATTGGTTGACAATGTTGGTGAAGATGATATTGTCGTGATTCACTATAGTGGACATGGTTCCCAGATGACAGACCGGGAGGGAGATGAAAAAGATGGTTTGGATGAAACTATCGTACCTCACGATAGTGGACGCAACCCCAATCCCAACCGGGATATTACCGATGATGAAATTTATCTGCGTTTGTTGCAGTTGAGCAAAAAGACACCGCATACTACCTTGATTTTTGACTGCTGCCATTCTGGTACGATTAGCCGCGATCCATTTGGTGTAAATGAACGCTGGGTAGAACCAGACTTACGTCCGATCGCGGAACTACCTCCATCGCCAGTTTTAACTGAGTTAAGTCGAGGTATGGGCGATCGCGGGCCGAGTGGCTGGCTACCTCTGAGCGATCGTTACGTATTGATTGCCGCTTGCCGAGATGAAGAGAAGGCTTATGAGTACACACCGCTCCAGGGCGATAGTCAACTTAATCACGGAGCATTAACGTATTTTATCGGTCAAGCCTTGTGTAGCGCTCAGTCTGGTACTACCTACCGCGATATTTTTGAATGGGTAAGTCCACAAGTTTCGGCAGTGCGATCGCTCCAACACCCGCAAATGGAAGGAGCGCGAGACAGGTTATTATTTGACACCGAAGAGATTGAGCCAATGCGCTTTGTACCAGTTCAAGAGCGTACAGCTAATCAAATAACTCTGGCAGCTGGTGCAGCACACGCGATGACAGTAGGTTCCCAGTGGGCAATTTACCCGGGAGCAACAAAGCAAGTCACAGCAGATACTCCCAAGCTTGGGCTGGTAGAGATTACAACGGTGAGGGCTGTAACCTGCGATGCCTTAATTTTGGCAGAATCTTATGAGAATGCTATTCTCACTGGAACTCGTGCCGTAGAAGAAGCTCATTCCTACGGTCGGATGTGTTTGAAGGTCGAAATTCAAGCCCCTATAAATTATGAAACAGTCGCCAGCGAGTTGAGGGCTTTAATATCAGCGTCTAGTTTGATACAAGAAAACTCTCCAGAAGAAACTCCTGATGCACGCATTTATCTGATTCCACCACGCACAGAAGTAACACCAGAGGATGCAGTACCACAACTGGGAATTGTCACTCAACCTATATGGGCTGTCGTTGGCAAAGATGGTCAATTGATCATTCCCCTGCAAGTCGTTAAAAACACCAATGCTGCCCAAGTAGTCCGTGATAACTTGGAGAAGGTAGTGCGCTATCGTCAAACTTTATCTTTGCAAAACCCTAATCTAGATTCCCTCCTCAAAGATAAAGTTAAATTTATTCTCAAGCGGCAAGCAGCAGATAGTTCTTGGGTAGTCGCAGAACCAGAAAATAGTAGCGGACAAATTGTTTTTCAGGATGGCGAGCAGATTGCTTTGGAAATTGTTAATCAACATCATGTTCCTGTATATATTGGTATTCTCGATTTTGGTTTGACAGGAGCAGTTAGTTTACTCCACCCAATTGAGGGGTCTAACGAGCAGTTGGCTCCTGGACAATCTATTGAGATAGGCGTGCGTTACGGCGATGAAATTTATCTGTCCATACCTTCTGATTTTCCTTTCGTTCCAGTTAACAACAAGCAACAACTTATTGGGGAAACGGAAACTTTCAAACTCTTTGTGTCAACTCGTGAAACTGACTTTACCCTCAGGGTACAAGACTCTTTTGAACGCAGGCAAGTTGACACCAACCCCTTAAGACAATTGCTAGACATTGCATGGATGGGGGATGATGGACGCGATGTTATCCGCAGTCGTCTCCGCAATCATCGCCTTTCAGAAGAGGAATGGATAACGGTAGAGCGATCTTTTTTTCTGAGAGCGTTAATTAGCCCTTGA
- a CDS encoding dynamin family protein: MADIQKQISQVINKRREQLPRIEVRIKQAEEVEKGLKELNNALADLANHPKATDELQVYIRDFQKHQFSQWITSSIDQLIIAKARLLRETINIGVSGQARVGKSTLLQTIAGLTDEQVPTGSGIPVTAVRSRLRHSTTHSRAILTLHTFETFREQILEPYHKELKLSSCPITLADFQSFNYSQPNILGDNSPHSSIVLLERLRKMQKALPSYSNYLTGETKEVSLQGLRSWVAYPTNEEEKNPNCPRLYLAVRDVLIECSFKATDVENLTIIDLPGLGELDASAEEHHVAGLKNEVDLVLLVKRPVEGLAFWKAEDGKAANILDLARGAIKQRRDFVILVVNGDASSQLLQVLLDDITRQANEGIPDKHYKVLQCNATDSSSVRDSLLKPCLEHLAERLTIMDQEVIESAKSEWLTTIQRIQGVLEDLRKGLKSQTPNSVASPELFDELVGKLRENIAVSLKEEVVQELFQQARNSEEEDTKLIETIRFIDKQINQWVEDEGFGIGKEQWISKAYKKIQLDTSEAKFAVDELNRIRVEISERYCQIDDYLDTKVEDLWAKISYIIRKHTGQLLEATQDSRESLEKLAELLKNGSEFCPNLQKAVDELLSLNISYRTHFHPRVRKQLDSLNFNALQHILVTKYKFGEEKKYSEELFKRMSELAIQASDKTKKALVSETLTPVLILHAAAEQFEDSLIRSGESEKEFKRLGRSYRDEIWPSTFSNIDAENAKVTKVHRAIDMLEKTVRSFN, translated from the coding sequence ATGGCAGATATCCAGAAACAAATCAGTCAAGTAATCAACAAACGTCGGGAACAGCTACCACGAATTGAGGTACGCATTAAGCAAGCAGAAGAAGTAGAAAAAGGATTGAAAGAGTTAAACAACGCACTTGCTGATCTTGCCAATCACCCGAAAGCGACAGATGAATTACAAGTTTATATACGAGACTTTCAAAAGCATCAATTTAGCCAATGGATTACCAGCAGTATTGACCAATTAATAATCGCTAAAGCAAGGCTATTACGCGAAACTATTAATATAGGTGTTAGTGGTCAAGCGCGAGTTGGTAAGAGTACACTTTTACAAACAATTGCTGGACTTACAGACGAACAAGTTCCTACAGGATCAGGTATTCCAGTAACAGCAGTACGTAGTCGCTTACGTCATTCTACTACTCATTCACGAGCTATTCTCACCTTACACACCTTTGAAACATTTAGAGAGCAGATTCTTGAACCTTATCACAAAGAACTGAAGCTCTCCTCATGTCCCATTACACTTGCAGATTTTCAATCTTTTAATTATTCTCAACCGAATATTTTAGGTGATAATTCGCCTCACAGTTCAATAGTCTTATTAGAGCGTCTCCGCAAAATGCAGAAAGCTCTTCCTTCCTATTCCAATTACTTAACAGGAGAGACAAAGGAAGTCAGTTTACAAGGATTACGTTCTTGGGTTGCATATCCAACAAATGAGGAAGAAAAAAATCCCAATTGTCCACGACTTTACTTAGCTGTACGGGATGTTTTAATCGAATGTTCTTTTAAGGCTACAGATGTTGAAAATTTAACTATTATTGACCTTCCCGGATTAGGAGAACTTGATGCAAGTGCAGAAGAACATCACGTAGCAGGGTTGAAAAATGAAGTTGATTTAGTTTTATTAGTCAAGCGTCCAGTGGAAGGGTTAGCTTTTTGGAAAGCCGAAGATGGAAAAGCAGCCAATATTCTTGATCTAGCGCGTGGCGCTATTAAGCAACGTCGGGATTTTGTGATTCTTGTAGTTAATGGTGATGCAAGTTCACAACTTTTGCAGGTACTCTTAGACGACATTACCCGTCAAGCTAATGAAGGAATTCCTGATAAACACTATAAGGTATTACAATGTAACGCTACAGATTCATCTAGTGTGCGTGATTCCTTACTTAAACCATGTCTTGAGCATTTAGCAGAGCGACTGACCATAATGGATCAAGAAGTAATTGAATCAGCTAAGAGTGAATGGCTAACTACAATACAGCGTATTCAAGGAGTATTAGAAGATTTAAGAAAGGGATTAAAATCACAAACACCAAATTCAGTTGCATCACCTGAACTTTTTGATGAATTGGTTGGAAAACTACGAGAAAATATCGCAGTATCTTTAAAAGAAGAAGTTGTCCAAGAGCTATTCCAACAAGCTCGCAATTCGGAAGAGGAAGATACTAAATTAATTGAAACTATTCGTTTTATAGATAAACAAATTAATCAATGGGTAGAAGATGAAGGTTTTGGAATTGGCAAAGAACAATGGATTAGCAAAGCATATAAAAAGATACAGCTAGATACAAGTGAAGCTAAATTTGCAGTAGATGAATTGAACAGAATTAGAGTCGAAATTAGTGAAAGATACTGTCAAATAGATGATTACTTAGATACCAAGGTAGAAGATTTATGGGCAAAAATTAGTTATATTATTCGCAAACATACAGGTCAGCTTCTAGAAGCTACTCAAGATAGTAGAGAGTCCCTAGAAAAATTGGCAGAATTGTTAAAGAACGGCAGTGAATTTTGCCCCAACTTACAAAAAGCTGTAGATGAATTATTATCACTGAATATCAGTTATCGAACACATTTTCATCCACGAGTGAGAAAACAATTAGATTCACTAAATTTTAATGCTTTGCAACATATTTTGGTGACCAAATATAAATTTGGAGAAGAAAAGAAATATTCTGAAGAATTGTTTAAGAGAATGTCCGAACTTGCTATTCAAGCATCTGACAAAACAAAAAAAGCTCTTGTATCTGAAACCTTAACACCAGTATTAATCCTCCATGCAGCCGCAGAACAATTTGAAGATAGTCTAATTCGATCTGGAGAATCTGAAAAGGAATTTAAAAGGTTAGGACGATCCTATAGAGATGAAATCTGGCCTAGTACATTTAGTAATATTGATGCTGAAAATGCAAAAGTAACAAAAGTCCACCGAGCCATTGATATGTTAGAAAAAACGGTTAGGAGTTTTAATTAA
- a CDS encoding GAF domain-containing protein, with translation MHNSQHFPEDFKAFEQQILQAENQIAKATTELFRLELILDRICHEIQDSLGFDFVNISLVMPASNTIEAVHGIGIGKNWVNRARHYLEDDPELRDIQADIVKECHTEIISGQNERFDSWIFETFDHHHLVRIFTPIILIRDESGKILEDWFEQYDWQENFVAKQIGTEKQHTIITMKPIPGYAPPKVIGSVEAGYENCDTKITHKQAIALAKLVAQRALDIRKARLRYVLETVAENARHILKADFTTLHFLWEPQKNHYIYEVCAGCIDHQLLKDFPPRKPSLNGLGWQAILEGKPKFLPDLPKANENSQPSSFNPIALKEGSRTYAAFPLLLNGSNASIEEITALDRDSSNHQHQTSQGQLEPICVGVLYVHFQREHQFNQEELQLGKQFARNAVDAIWHAITYQQMLDKARQLATIHSVAQSLSRIPENADLLGDIAWNTLNVLAADVVTIYAYIQTENHFLPEVSYAGRLKEEQKMKDTKLDQQDVPFLLIKHGENIYASIVSNEPIFKDSAFSQREKIQSVAGVLLRVERDIVGVMFINYRRPHDFSGEEKQIINTLASSAATAIKNQRWLQTLSSIDRQIITTLEEDELLKLIVQQSVQITGAELGTIRLLDSVNKLLVTKVSYPESIPTSQAPKYGTLDKGITGWVATHRQPALVNDVQSDIRYQPCFTNVRSELCVPLLDKDRGVLGVLNVEGRKPQEFDQGDLRRLEILADLAVIAIQNAETKEQLVKTEAIATLGELAGPLVHKINNYVGAIRIWAQDILDENDDGDCSKAFEIFSLANKVLEDAECLKIWLQEQRQPLHLKKVVMQAINRMQISSNIQQNLHIFASLPEVFAGKQQLIYVFDNLIQNAVDAILMKSELGGELSLEARIDEEGFVKITVTDSGVGIARENLEKIFQPDYSTKGARRGMGFGLWWTRFYVERLGGKILVNSTLDAGTKFSVILPIYKSGI, from the coding sequence ATGCATAATTCTCAACATTTTCCCGAAGATTTCAAAGCATTTGAACAGCAAATTCTCCAAGCTGAAAACCAAATAGCCAAAGCGACAACTGAACTCTTTCGCTTAGAATTAATTCTCGATCGCATTTGCCATGAAATTCAAGATTCATTGGGATTTGATTTTGTCAATATCTCCTTAGTCATGCCTGCATCAAACACTATTGAAGCAGTACATGGAATTGGTATCGGTAAAAATTGGGTGAATCGAGCCAGACATTACCTGGAGGACGATCCAGAATTACGAGATATTCAAGCAGATATAGTTAAAGAATGCCACACGGAGATTATCTCCGGGCAAAATGAACGCTTTGATAGTTGGATTTTTGAAACATTTGACCATCATCATCTTGTCCGCATTTTTACGCCGATTATTCTGATTCGAGATGAAAGCGGCAAAATTCTAGAGGATTGGTTTGAACAGTATGATTGGCAAGAGAATTTTGTTGCCAAGCAAATTGGGACTGAAAAGCAACATACTATTATCACTATGAAGCCAATACCAGGTTATGCTCCACCTAAAGTAATTGGCTCTGTAGAAGCAGGTTATGAGAATTGTGACACCAAAATCACCCATAAACAAGCGATCGCATTAGCTAAACTTGTGGCTCAAAGAGCGCTAGATATTCGTAAAGCACGTCTGCGTTATGTATTAGAAACTGTTGCTGAAAATGCTAGGCACATTTTAAAAGCTGACTTCACTACACTACACTTTTTGTGGGAACCACAGAAAAACCATTATATTTACGAAGTTTGTGCAGGCTGTATTGACCATCAGCTTCTCAAAGACTTTCCACCGCGCAAGCCAAGTTTAAATGGGTTAGGCTGGCAAGCTATTCTTGAGGGTAAACCTAAATTTTTACCAGATTTACCCAAAGCCAACGAAAATTCACAGCCAAGCTCTTTTAACCCAATAGCCCTGAAAGAAGGTTCTCGAACTTATGCAGCTTTTCCCTTATTACTCAATGGTAGCAACGCAAGTATAGAGGAAATCACTGCTCTTGATCGAGATAGTAGTAATCATCAACATCAAACTAGCCAAGGGCAACTAGAGCCTATTTGTGTAGGAGTTTTATACGTACACTTTCAGCGCGAACATCAATTTAATCAAGAAGAGTTGCAATTGGGCAAACAGTTTGCTCGTAATGCAGTTGATGCCATCTGGCACGCAATCACCTATCAACAGATGCTTGATAAAGCACGTCAATTAGCCACGATTCATTCAGTTGCTCAATCACTCAGTCGGATACCAGAAAATGCCGATTTATTAGGAGATATTGCCTGGAACACTTTAAATGTCCTTGCAGCCGATGTAGTGACCATTTATGCATATATTCAGACCGAAAATCATTTTTTACCTGAAGTTAGTTATGCAGGTCGTCTGAAAGAAGAGCAAAAAATGAAAGATACAAAGCTTGATCAGCAAGATGTACCATTTTTACTGATCAAACATGGAGAAAATATCTATGCTTCAATAGTTTCAAATGAGCCTATATTTAAAGACTCAGCTTTTAGTCAACGAGAAAAAATTCAGTCTGTAGCTGGAGTTTTACTCAGGGTAGAGCGAGACATCGTTGGAGTTATGTTCATTAATTATCGGCGACCTCATGATTTTTCGGGCGAAGAGAAACAAATTATTAATACTTTAGCTTCCTCCGCCGCAACTGCTATTAAAAATCAACGATGGTTACAAACATTAAGCAGTATTGACCGCCAGATTATTACTACATTAGAAGAAGATGAACTGTTGAAATTGATTGTACAGCAATCAGTACAAATCACGGGAGCCGAATTAGGAACCATTCGGTTGTTAGATTCTGTGAATAAATTGCTAGTCACGAAGGTTAGTTATCCTGAAAGCATACCAACTAGTCAAGCTCCAAAATACGGCACTCTAGACAAAGGAATTACAGGTTGGGTTGCTACTCATCGTCAGCCTGCATTAGTCAATGATGTTCAATCCGATATCCGCTATCAACCCTGCTTTACTAATGTGCGCTCAGAATTATGTGTGCCTTTGTTAGATAAGGATCGTGGTGTACTAGGTGTACTTAACGTAGAAGGACGTAAACCACAAGAATTTGACCAAGGGGATTTACGCAGGTTAGAAATTTTAGCAGATCTAGCGGTTATTGCGATCCAAAACGCAGAAACTAAAGAACAACTTGTGAAAACAGAAGCAATAGCTACCTTAGGTGAACTAGCAGGCCCGTTAGTTCATAAGATAAATAATTATGTTGGTGCTATTCGTATCTGGGCGCAGGATATTCTTGATGAAAATGATGATGGCGATTGCAGCAAGGCATTTGAAATTTTTTCCTTAGCAAATAAGGTGTTAGAGGATGCTGAATGTTTGAAGATTTGGCTGCAAGAACAACGTCAACCTCTTCATCTCAAAAAAGTAGTAATGCAAGCAATAAATCGAATGCAAATAAGTTCAAATATTCAGCAAAATTTGCACATTTTTGCCAGCTTACCGGAAGTATTTGCAGGTAAACAGCAATTGATATATGTCTTCGATAACCTCATCCAAAATGCGGTAGATGCCATACTGATGAAAAGTGAGCTAGGAGGTGAGTTATCACTTGAGGCTAGAATTGACGAAGAAGGTTTTGTGAAAATCACTGTTACTGATTCTGGTGTAGGTATTGCACGAGAAAATTTAGAAAAGATTTTCCAGCCTGATTACTCAACAAAGGGTGCTAGAAGAGGCATGGGTTTTGGACTATGGTGGACAAGATTTTATGTTGAGCGATTAGGAGGAAAAATATTAGTGAATAGTACCCTTGATGCAGGAACAAAGTTTTCTGTAATCTTGCCAATTTACAAATCGGGTATCTGA
- a CDS encoding CHAT domain-containing protein yields MNMQPHQLIEQGVQQAEIGNLEAAKNSFETALNIYRQIQDREGEGKTLGYLGNVYASVNLFVTAIDYYRQSLAIATEINDPQMAMITQQHLAKVLFEQGRQQIRVRAYQTALENLQEALNIYRQIGDREWEGWTIFWQGLLYFACVDYEKSFDCYQQTLAIAREINNQQMQEFTRTALANLERENNPQQIKAHQLFEQGFQQLNRGELLSAQQSLEQALVIYTQLQNHSQAARVLGSLAAVCNYLGQFSQAIAYLQQSLKFVEETQDPFLAAGVFGNLGVAYRNLGDYAQAIEYGKQCLKIQERNQDLSGQLGALEIIGIAYQYLGEYDEAIKYHLRCLEIAHQLQDPGTIAKILTNLGIAYTAKADYHQAINYQQQSLEISRQIQDPRGEGRNLGNLASIYCEFRNYTQAIEYYLQYLDLARKTQDRQGEGIALIGLGLVDYFQGNYLEAEKYTQQSLGIAREIQDLDAEGQALHQLGGILLKQSQLTAAEKILYLGIQAREGIRQRLANNDAFKVSVFERQSSTYSLLQKALLAQNKFTDALEIAERGRARAFVELLASRLSSNQIAPATIEPPNFEQIQKIAVAHNTTIIEYALIGDYFTLEDGLQFRESELYIWVVKPTGELCFRRQELKSLWEIQNTSLAELVFSTREAMGVGGRDAIRRKVSNNGKEHLQQLYQFLIAPIADLLPEDANTRVTFIPQSYLFLVPFPALQDESGKYLIEKHTILTAPSIQVLDLTQQKRTQVEAAALKDVLILGNPTMPSVAPSIGELPQQLPQLPGAEAEAQAIASVFQSQPIIGASATKAFVVQQMVSSRIIHLATHGLLDNSRGLSSAIALTPSDSDNGLLTAEEIFDLQLNAQLVVLSACDTGRGRLTGDGVIGLSRSFISAGVSSIIVSLWSIPDAPTALLMKQFYENLEQYDKAQALRQAMLKTMEQAPHPRNWAAFTLIGEAE; encoded by the coding sequence ATGAACATGCAACCACACCAACTGATTGAGCAAGGTGTTCAGCAAGCTGAGATTGGTAACTTGGAAGCGGCAAAAAATTCTTTTGAAACAGCACTAAATATATATAGACAAATTCAAGACCGTGAAGGAGAAGGGAAAACTTTAGGATATTTAGGAAATGTTTACGCTTCTGTGAATTTGTTTGTCACAGCAATTGACTATTATCGGCAGTCATTAGCGATCGCTACAGAAATAAATGACCCACAAATGGCAATGATTACTCAGCAACATCTGGCAAAAGTGTTGTTTGAACAAGGTCGTCAACAAATACGGGTACGTGCTTATCAAACTGCCTTGGAGAATTTGCAAGAGGCGCTAAATATATATCGCCAAATTGGCGATCGCGAATGGGAAGGGTGGACAATTTTTTGGCAAGGACTTCTTTACTTTGCCTGTGTTGACTATGAGAAATCATTTGACTGCTATCAGCAAACTTTAGCCATTGCTAGGGAAATCAATAACCAGCAAATGCAGGAATTTACCAGGACAGCTTTAGCAAATTTAGAACGCGAAAACAATCCCCAGCAAATCAAAGCACATCAGTTATTTGAACAAGGTTTTCAGCAACTTAATCGTGGTGAGTTATTATCTGCTCAACAATCTCTAGAACAGGCGCTGGTTATATATACACAGCTTCAAAATCACTCCCAAGCAGCAAGAGTTTTGGGAAGTTTAGCAGCTGTTTGTAATTACCTTGGACAATTTTCTCAAGCGATTGCATATCTACAGCAGTCACTAAAATTTGTAGAGGAAACTCAAGACCCTTTTTTGGCAGCAGGCGTATTCGGAAATTTAGGAGTTGCTTACAGGAATTTAGGAGATTATGCTCAAGCAATAGAATATGGTAAACAATGTTTAAAGATTCAAGAACGAAATCAAGACCTCTCAGGACAATTAGGAGCTTTAGAAATTATTGGCATCGCTTATCAATATTTAGGTGAGTATGATGAGGCAATTAAATATCATCTCCGTTGTTTAGAAATAGCGCATCAACTGCAAGACCCTGGTACTATCGCCAAAATTCTGACAAACTTAGGGATAGCTTATACTGCAAAAGCAGATTACCATCAAGCAATTAATTACCAACAGCAAAGTTTAGAAATTAGTAGGCAGATCCAAGATCCTAGAGGGGAAGGTCGCAATCTGGGAAATTTAGCAAGTATTTACTGTGAGTTCAGAAATTACACCCAAGCAATTGAATATTATCTGCAATATTTAGATTTAGCTAGAAAAACTCAAGACCGTCAAGGAGAAGGTATTGCTTTAATTGGTTTAGGACTAGTTGATTATTTCCAAGGTAACTACTTGGAAGCTGAGAAATACACCCAACAAAGTTTAGGCATAGCCAGAGAGATTCAAGATTTAGATGCAGAAGGACAAGCTCTACATCAGTTGGGGGGTATTTTACTTAAACAAAGTCAGCTGACAGCAGCAGAAAAAATCCTTTACTTGGGAATTCAGGCAAGAGAAGGTATTAGGCAAAGATTAGCTAATAATGATGCTTTTAAAGTCTCAGTTTTTGAAAGACAAAGTAGTACTTACAGCCTATTACAAAAAGCTCTGCTTGCTCAAAATAAATTTACTGATGCTTTGGAAATTGCCGAAAGAGGACGTGCCCGTGCTTTTGTTGAGCTATTAGCTTCGCGTTTATCATCAAATCAAATTGCTCCAGCTACTATCGAACCTCCTAATTTTGAGCAGATTCAAAAAATTGCTGTGGCTCATAACACTACTATTATTGAATATGCACTCATTGGCGATTATTTCACATTGGAAGATGGGCTACAATTCCGAGAATCAGAGCTATATATTTGGGTAGTTAAACCTACAGGAGAGCTATGCTTTCGCAGACAAGAACTAAAATCTTTGTGGGAAATACAAAATACTTCTCTAGCAGAACTCGTTTTCAGTACTCGTGAAGCAATGGGTGTAGGGGGACGTGACGCAATTAGACGCAAAGTTTCTAATAACGGCAAGGAGCATTTGCAACAACTATACCAATTCTTGATTGCTCCAATAGCCGACTTACTACCTGAAGATGCCAATACCCGTGTGACTTTTATCCCTCAAAGCTATTTATTTTTAGTTCCCTTTCCCGCTTTACAAGATGAGTCAGGCAAATACTTAATTGAAAAACACACGATTTTGACGGCTCCCTCAATTCAGGTTTTAGATTTAACTCAGCAAAAACGCACACAAGTTGAGGCTGCTGCCCTCAAAGATGTTTTAATTCTAGGTAATCCGACTATGCCTAGTGTAGCTCCATCAATTGGGGAGCTACCCCAACAACTACCGCAACTACCAGGCGCAGAAGCAGAAGCTCAAGCCATAGCTAGTGTATTTCAATCCCAACCCATCATCGGTGCTAGCGCTACTAAAGCTTTCGTTGTGCAACAAATGGTGTCGTCGCGGATCATTCATTTAGCTACTCATGGCCTGTTAGATAATAGCCGAGGTTTGAGTAGTGCCATCGCTCTTACTCCCTCTGACAGTGATAATGGTTTGTTGACTGCGGAAGAAATCTTCGATTTACAATTAAATGCCCAATTGGTGGTACTTAGCGCCTGCGATACAGGTAGAGGTCGATTAACCGGAGACGGGGTGATTGGGTTATCCCGCTCGTTCATTTCTGCTGGTGTTTCCAGTATTATCGTCTCTCTGTGGTCAATTCCAGATGCACCTACTGCTCTATTAATGAAGCAATTCTATGAGAACTTAGAACAATACGACAAAGCCCAAGCGTTGCGTCAAGCTATGCTGAAAACGATGGAACAAGCACCCCATCCCAGAAACTGGGCTGCTTTTACTTTAATTGGTGAAGCCGAGTAA